The following proteins are encoded in a genomic region of Balneola vulgaris DSM 17893:
- a CDS encoding mechanosensitive ion channel family protein → MNLEEGYSLIVDKLESWLNTAIEMLPNLAAALLVIALFYVIASIIKKYSGKLLHKVTHNKTIVNLAQTVLGVVILGAGVFIALGILNLDGTVTSLLAGAGIIGLALGFAFQDIAANFISGILLSVRHPFGIGDIIESNGYYGTVQKLNLRNTKIKTPQGQIVYIPNKEVYENPFTNFTKNNERRIDLQCGVSYGDDLEKARSITLDAISGLEGINKDKGIEFYYEEFGGSSINYVVRFWVDFSKNPDFWSPRSEAIMAIKKAYDENDIMIPFPIRTLDFGIRGGEKLNTMLKEGTQMGSNSSDGGEG, encoded by the coding sequence ATGAACTTAGAAGAAGGGTACAGCCTCATTGTTGATAAATTAGAATCATGGTTGAATACAGCCATAGAGATGTTGCCGAATTTGGCAGCCGCACTGCTTGTAATTGCACTGTTTTATGTGATTGCCAGTATCATTAAAAAGTATTCGGGCAAACTATTACATAAAGTAACGCACAATAAAACAATCGTAAACTTAGCACAAACAGTGCTGGGTGTAGTAATATTAGGTGCAGGTGTTTTTATAGCACTTGGAATCTTGAATTTAGATGGTACCGTAACTAGCCTATTAGCGGGTGCCGGTATAATTGGTTTGGCACTAGGTTTTGCCTTCCAAGATATTGCAGCCAATTTTATTTCAGGTATACTGTTATCTGTTCGTCACCCATTCGGTATCGGTGATATAATTGAGAGTAATGGATACTATGGTACCGTTCAGAAACTGAACCTGCGTAATACAAAAATTAAAACACCTCAGGGGCAAATTGTATATATCCCGAATAAAGAGGTGTATGAAAACCCATTTACCAATTTCACTAAGAATAATGAGCGTCGTATCGACCTACAATGTGGTGTTTCATATGGGGATGATTTAGAGAAAGCTCGTAGCATTACACTTGATGCTATAAGTGGACTTGAAGGAATTAACAAAGACAAAGGCATTGAGTTCTACTATGAAGAATTCGGTGGTAGCTCGATAAATTACGTAGTACGCTTTTGGGTAGACTTTTCTAAGAACCCAGATTTCTGGAGCCCTAGAAGTGAAGCTATTATGGCTATTAAAAAGGCATATGATGAGAATGACATTATGATTCCATTCCCAATCAGAACCTTAGACTTCGGAATTCGAGGTGGAGAAAAATTAAATACTATGCTGAAAGAAGGCACTCAAATGGGTTCTAATTCTTCAGATGGTGGAGAAGGATAA
- a CDS encoding peroxiredoxin-like family protein encodes MRLNNYKSITLLLLTFFFSFPLVAQDYAPSADKVSPVLINSTLPDVEVKDLNGKSHSMLDLAKENKSVFIFYRGGWCPYCNRHLADLKQIEKGLADMGYTVYAISADRPELLSETLDKNELSYTLLSDAPMTAAKALGIAFKVDDATVQRYKSVGIDLEADSGHDHHLLPAPAVFITDTEGIIKFKYVNPDYKQRIDGGILLAAAKAFM; translated from the coding sequence ATGCGCTTAAATAACTACAAATCAATTACTTTACTTTTACTCACTTTCTTTTTTTCCTTTCCCCTTGTAGCCCAAGATTATGCGCCGTCTGCGGATAAAGTAAGCCCAGTACTCATTAATTCGACATTACCTGATGTTGAAGTCAAAGATCTAAACGGGAAATCTCATTCTATGCTCGATTTAGCTAAAGAGAATAAATCTGTATTCATTTTTTACAGAGGTGGATGGTGCCCTTATTGCAACCGTCATTTAGCGGATCTGAAACAAATCGAAAAAGGCTTAGCCGATATGGGTTACACGGTATATGCAATCAGTGCAGATAGACCAGAACTATTAAGCGAAACCTTAGATAAAAACGAACTCAGTTATACTTTACTTTCTGATGCGCCTATGACCGCAGCAAAGGCCTTAGGTATAGCCTTCAAAGTTGATGACGCTACTGTTCAGAGATATAAATCTGTAGGTATAGACTTAGAAGCAGATTCTGGTCACGATCATCATCTATTACCCGCTCCTGCTGTATTTATCACAGATACTGAAGGCATAATAAAGTTTAAATATGTGAACCCAGATTACAAGCAACGCATCGATGGCGGAATCTTATTAGCCGCTGCAAAAGCCTTTATGTAA
- the rlmN gene encoding 23S rRNA (adenine(2503)-C(2))-methyltransferase RlmN codes for MSTEQLSSKTDLKSLNKTELFEFCTELGLPRFRTDQIFQWLYQKGAASFEEMTNLPMDLRTKLEEIAFINKIELDSQQKSQDGTIKFLFKLSDEGKDYKVEAVLIPDFFPDGAANRLTVCVSSQVGCVFGCAFCATGKMGFFRNLSHGEVVDQVQYINEVSLAEYDKKITNIVYMGMGEPLHNYKTVVNSSSIICDPLGIDLSPKRITVSTVGLTKQIKKLADDQEPFNLAISLHAPTDEKRDKIMPINSSMNLESLEEAVRYYYRKTERRLTYEYLLFDNFNDGKEDARNLAKIVKWAPSKVNIIMYNNVMGVELQRAREDRLNTFIKELAKFDVRATVRRSRGDDIDAGCGQLAIREGAPKGKTIAKS; via the coding sequence ATGAGTACAGAACAGCTTTCTTCCAAAACCGACTTAAAATCTCTCAACAAAACAGAACTCTTTGAGTTTTGCACTGAGCTAGGTTTGCCACGTTTTCGAACCGACCAAATCTTCCAGTGGTTATACCAAAAAGGTGCCGCCTCATTTGAGGAGATGACCAATCTACCGATGGATCTTCGCACTAAACTAGAAGAGATTGCCTTCATCAATAAAATTGAATTGGATAGCCAACAGAAGTCGCAAGATGGTACCATAAAGTTTTTGTTCAAACTTTCAGATGAAGGTAAAGACTATAAAGTGGAAGCGGTTTTGATACCGGATTTCTTCCCTGATGGAGCTGCCAACCGACTAACAGTTTGTGTGTCTTCTCAAGTAGGATGTGTATTCGGATGTGCTTTTTGTGCTACGGGAAAAATGGGTTTCTTCAGAAACTTAAGCCATGGCGAAGTGGTGGATCAAGTTCAGTACATTAATGAAGTTTCCTTAGCTGAATACGACAAGAAAATCACCAACATCGTGTATATGGGGATGGGAGAACCACTTCATAATTACAAGACTGTGGTAAATTCTTCTTCTATTATTTGTGACCCTTTGGGCATAGATTTATCACCAAAACGCATTACGGTTTCCACGGTAGGCTTAACGAAGCAGATTAAGAAATTAGCTGACGACCAAGAACCCTTCAATCTTGCCATCTCATTACATGCCCCTACAGATGAAAAGAGAGATAAGATCATGCCGATTAATAGCTCTATGAACTTAGAGAGTTTAGAGGAGGCCGTTCGTTATTACTACCGCAAAACTGAACGTCGCCTTACTTATGAGTATCTCTTATTCGATAACTTTAACGATGGCAAAGAGGATGCTAGGAATCTAGCTAAGATTGTGAAGTGGGCGCCTAGCAAGGTGAATATCATCATGTATAACAATGTGATGGGTGTGGAGCTCCAAAGAGCCCGTGAGGATCGCTTAAATACCTTCATCAAGGAATTAGCCAAGTTTGATGTCCGAGCTACTGTACGCCGCTCTAGAGGGGATGACATCGATGCGGGCTGTGGACAGTTAGCTATTCGCGAAGGCGCTCCGAAAGGAAAAACCATCGCAAAATCTTAG